Proteins from a single region of Streptomyces vinaceus:
- a CDS encoding ABC transporter permease — MTATAAPPEAVAATDPPVHKPSLRKRLVPYWLLLPGILWLLVFFVLPMIYQASTSVQTGSLEEGFKVTWHFQTYWDALTEYYPQFLRSLLYAGTATVLCLLLGYPLAYLIAFKAGRWRNLLLVLVIAPFFTSFLIRTLAWKTILADGGPVVEVLNTLHVLDVTSWLGMTQGDRVLATPLAVVCGLTYNFLPFMILPLYTSLERIDTRLHEAAGDLYARPSTTFRKVTFPLSMPGVVSGTLLTFIPASGDYVNAELLGSTDTRMIGNVIQSQYLRILDYPTAAALSFILMAIVLIMVTIYIRRAGTEDLV, encoded by the coding sequence ATGACCGCCACCGCCGCGCCGCCGGAGGCCGTGGCCGCCACCGACCCCCCGGTCCACAAGCCGTCCCTGCGCAAGCGGCTGGTCCCGTACTGGCTGCTGCTCCCCGGCATCCTGTGGCTGCTGGTGTTCTTCGTCCTGCCGATGATCTACCAGGCCTCCACCTCGGTGCAGACCGGCTCCCTCGAAGAGGGGTTCAAGGTCACCTGGCACTTCCAGACGTACTGGGACGCCCTCACCGAGTACTACCCGCAGTTCCTGCGCTCCCTGCTCTACGCCGGCACCGCGACCGTGCTGTGCCTGCTGCTCGGGTACCCGCTGGCCTATCTGATCGCCTTCAAGGCGGGACGCTGGCGCAACCTCCTGCTGGTGCTGGTGATCGCCCCCTTCTTCACCAGCTTCCTGATCCGCACCCTGGCCTGGAAGACGATCCTCGCCGACGGCGGCCCGGTGGTGGAGGTCCTCAACACCCTGCACGTCCTGGACGTCACCAGCTGGCTCGGGATGACCCAGGGGGACCGGGTGCTGGCCACGCCGCTCGCCGTGGTCTGCGGTCTGACGTACAACTTCCTCCCCTTCATGATCCTTCCGCTCTACACCTCGCTGGAGCGCATCGACACCCGCCTCCACGAAGCGGCCGGGGACCTGTACGCCCGCCCCTCCACCACCTTCCGGAAGGTGACCTTCCCGCTCTCCATGCCGGGCGTGGTCTCCGGGACCCTGCTCACCTTCATCCCGGCCAGCGGCGACTACGTGAACGCCGAGCTGCTCGGCTCCACGGACACCCGGATGATCGGCAACGTCATCCAGTCGCAGTACCTGCGCATCCTCGACTACCCGACGGCCGCCGCGCTGTCCTTCATCCTCATGGCCATCGTGCTGATCATGGTCACCATCTACATCCGCCGAGCGGGGACGGAGGACCTGGTCTGA
- a CDS encoding ABC transporter ATP-binding protein, with protein sequence MTDKTAGGDVRLAGISKHYGSFTAVHPLDLTIPQGSFFALLGASGCGKTTTLRMIAGLEEPSTGTVSLGDREVTQLPPYKRPVNTVFQSYALFPHLNIYENVAFGLRRRGIKSVKKQVEDMLELVELGQFAQRKPHQLSGGQQQRVAVARALINHPQVLLLDEPLGALDLKLRRQMQLELKRIQTEVGITFVHVTHDQEEAMTMADTVAVMNGGRVEQLGAPAELYENPKTTFVANFLGTSNLIEAEVLEAGGSEVVVGSAGAKLRLPAARCSTTPKAGGKLLVGVRPEKISLVHAEDEDTVAAGRNTVRGTIAASSFIGVSTQFVIDSPVCPELEVYVQNIERDARLVPGAEVVLHWNPEHTFGLDAAQDIDAGIETVEEGA encoded by the coding sequence ATGACTGACAAGACCGCGGGCGGCGACGTCCGCCTCGCCGGGATCAGCAAGCACTACGGCTCGTTCACCGCGGTGCACCCGCTGGATCTCACCATCCCCCAGGGCTCCTTCTTCGCCCTGCTCGGCGCCTCGGGCTGCGGGAAGACCACCACCCTGCGCATGATCGCCGGCCTGGAGGAGCCCTCCACCGGCACGGTCAGCCTCGGCGACCGCGAGGTCACCCAGCTGCCGCCGTACAAGCGCCCGGTCAACACGGTGTTCCAGAGCTACGCGCTCTTCCCGCACCTGAACATCTACGAGAACGTGGCCTTCGGACTGCGCCGGCGCGGCATCAAGTCCGTCAAGAAGCAGGTCGAGGACATGCTGGAGCTGGTCGAGCTGGGCCAGTTCGCCCAGCGCAAGCCCCACCAGCTCTCCGGTGGCCAGCAGCAGCGCGTGGCCGTCGCCCGCGCGCTGATCAACCACCCCCAGGTACTCCTCCTCGACGAGCCCCTCGGCGCCCTCGACCTCAAGCTGCGCCGCCAGATGCAGCTGGAGCTCAAGCGCATCCAGACCGAGGTCGGCATCACCTTCGTGCACGTCACGCACGACCAGGAGGAGGCCATGACCATGGCCGACACGGTCGCCGTGATGAACGGCGGCCGCGTCGAGCAGCTCGGCGCCCCCGCCGAGCTGTACGAGAACCCGAAGACCACCTTCGTCGCCAACTTCCTCGGCACCTCCAACCTCATCGAGGCCGAGGTGCTGGAGGCGGGCGGCTCCGAGGTCGTGGTCGGCTCCGCGGGTGCGAAGCTGCGGCTGCCCGCGGCCCGATGTTCGACCACGCCCAAGGCCGGCGGAAAACTGCTGGTCGGGGTGCGTCCCGAGAAGATATCCCTGGTCCACGCGGAGGACGAGGACACCGTCGCGGCCGGCCGCAACACGGTCCGCGGCACGATAGCCGCCTCCTCCTTCATCGGGGTCTCCACCCAGTTCGTGATCGACAGCCCCGTCTGCCCGGAGCTGGAGGTGTACGTGCAGAACATCGAGCGCGACGCCCGCCTGGTCCCCGGCGCCGAGGTGGTCCTGCACTGGAACCCGGAGCACACCTTCGGCCTGGACGCCGCGCAGGACATAGACGCCGGCATCGAGACGGTCGAGGAGGGCGCATGA
- a CDS encoding ABC transporter permease, whose product MRWLRRNLVVIFGLGTLAYMILPNVVVTVFSFNNPAGRFNYAWQEFSLDAWKDPCGVADLCGSLSLSLQIAVWATLGATVLGTAIAFALVRYRFRARGAVNSLIFLPMAMPEIVMAASLLALFLNMGIQLGFWTILIAHVMFCLSFVVAAVKARVLSMDPRLEEAARDLYAGPVQTFVRVTLPIAAPGIAAGALLSFALSFDDFIITNFNSGNTVTFPMFVWGSAQRGTPVQINVIGTAMFVIAVLVVLVGQMVGNRRKNAQPK is encoded by the coding sequence ATGCGTTGGCTCCGGCGCAATCTCGTCGTCATCTTCGGCCTCGGCACGCTCGCGTACATGATCCTGCCGAACGTCGTCGTGACCGTGTTCTCCTTCAACAACCCCGCCGGGCGGTTCAACTACGCCTGGCAGGAGTTCTCGCTCGACGCCTGGAAGGACCCCTGCGGGGTCGCGGACCTGTGCGGCTCGCTGTCCCTGTCGCTCCAGATCGCCGTGTGGGCCACCCTCGGTGCGACCGTCCTCGGCACGGCCATCGCCTTCGCGCTGGTGCGCTACCGCTTCCGGGCGCGCGGCGCGGTGAACTCGCTGATCTTCCTGCCGATGGCGATGCCCGAGATCGTGATGGCCGCCTCGCTGCTCGCCCTGTTCCTGAACATGGGCATCCAGCTGGGGTTCTGGACGATCCTGATCGCCCACGTCATGTTCTGCCTCAGCTTCGTCGTCGCCGCCGTCAAGGCGCGCGTCCTGTCGATGGACCCGCGGCTGGAGGAGGCCGCCCGCGACCTCTACGCGGGCCCGGTGCAGACCTTCGTACGGGTGACCCTGCCGATCGCGGCGCCCGGTATCGCGGCGGGCGCGCTGCTCTCGTTCGCGCTCTCGTTCGACGACTTCATCATCACCAACTTCAACTCGGGCAACACCGTCACCTTCCCCATGTTCGTGTGGGGATCGGCCCAGCGCGGTACGCCTGTACAGATCAACGTCATCGGTACGGCGATGTTCGTCATCGCGGTGCTGGTGGTGCTCGTCGGCCAGATGGTCGGCAACCGCCGCAAGAACGCACAGCCCAAGTAA
- a CDS encoding NAD(P)/FAD-dependent oxidoreductase: MAPVAMRSVAQSLSEALPVSYWLDDPGKPAAQPALTSDEACDLLVIGGGYSGLWTALIAKERDPARDVVLIESKEAGWAASGRNGGFCAASLTHGLANGMARWPGELAKLEELGARNLDEIEAAIARYGIDCAFERTGEIDVATEPHQVEELRELYEEAEKLGLAGGSRWLDREELRAEVDSPTFLAGLWDTDGVAMLNPAKLAWGLKEACLSLGVRIYENTRGLSLAASGAGMAVRTPYGRIFARRVALGTNIFPSLVKRIRPFTVPVYDYALMTEPLTADQLKAIGWNNRQGLGDSANQFHYFRITPENRILWGGYDAIYPYRGKLDSEYDHRPETYLKLAQHFFTAFPQLEGIKFSHAWGGAIDTCSRFSAFFGTAHGGKVAYAAGYTGLGVGATRFGADVMLDLLDGARTERTELEMVKSRPMPFPPEPFAWTGITLTKWSLARADARGGRRNLWLKVMDKFGLGFDS; this comes from the coding sequence ATGGCCCCAGTCGCCATGCGAAGTGTTGCTCAATCCCTTTCCGAAGCGCTGCCGGTCTCGTACTGGCTGGACGACCCCGGCAAGCCCGCCGCGCAGCCGGCGCTGACCTCCGACGAGGCCTGCGACCTGCTCGTCATCGGCGGGGGCTACAGCGGACTGTGGACCGCGCTCATCGCCAAGGAGCGCGATCCCGCCCGGGACGTCGTCCTGATCGAGTCGAAGGAGGCGGGCTGGGCCGCCTCCGGCCGCAACGGCGGGTTCTGCGCCGCCTCCCTCACGCACGGCCTGGCCAACGGCATGGCCCGCTGGCCGGGCGAGCTCGCCAAGCTGGAGGAGCTCGGCGCCCGCAACCTCGACGAGATCGAGGCGGCCATCGCCCGATACGGCATCGACTGCGCTTTCGAGCGCACCGGCGAGATCGACGTGGCCACCGAGCCGCACCAGGTCGAGGAGTTGCGCGAGCTGTACGAGGAGGCCGAGAAGCTGGGCCTCGCCGGCGGTTCGCGCTGGCTGGACCGCGAGGAGCTGCGCGCCGAGGTCGACTCGCCGACGTTCCTCGCGGGCCTGTGGGACACCGACGGGGTCGCCATGCTCAACCCCGCCAAGCTGGCATGGGGCCTGAAGGAGGCCTGCCTGTCGCTGGGCGTGCGGATCTACGAGAACACCCGGGGGCTGTCCCTGGCCGCCTCGGGCGCCGGGATGGCCGTGCGCACCCCGTACGGGCGGATCTTCGCCCGCCGCGTGGCGCTCGGCACCAACATCTTCCCCTCGCTGGTCAAGCGGATCCGGCCGTTCACGGTGCCCGTCTACGACTACGCGCTGATGACCGAGCCGCTGACCGCCGACCAGCTGAAGGCCATCGGCTGGAACAACCGCCAGGGCCTGGGCGACAGCGCCAACCAGTTCCACTACTTCCGCATCACCCCGGAGAACCGCATCCTGTGGGGCGGCTACGACGCCATCTACCCCTACCGCGGGAAGCTGGACTCCGAGTACGACCACCGCCCCGAGACGTACCTGAAGCTCGCGCAGCACTTCTTCACCGCGTTCCCGCAGCTGGAGGGCATCAAGTTCAGCCACGCCTGGGGCGGGGCCATCGACACCTGCTCGCGCTTCTCGGCCTTCTTCGGCACCGCGCACGGCGGCAAGGTCGCCTACGCGGCCGGGTACACCGGGCTCGGGGTGGGCGCCACCCGCTTCGGTGCCGACGTGATGCTGGACCTCCTCGACGGGGCCCGCACCGAGCGCACCGAGCTGGAGATGGTGAAGTCGCGGCCGATGCCCTTCCCGCCCGAACCCTTCGCCTGGACCGGGATCACGCTCACCAAGTGGTCCCTGGCCCGCGCCGACGCCCGCGGCGGCCGGCGCAACCTGTGGCTGAAGGTCATGGACAAGTTCGGTCTCGGCTTCGACAGCTGA
- a CDS encoding TROVE domain-containing protein, producing the protein MARFNLRAPRKASAAAGPVSPVRSTGRRADNHQGGRGFVRDARSELFLLAVANFVTQRTFYESGEARDDRFAALVRRLAVEDPAWTAGLLGWLRGDGNMRTASLVGAAEYVKARLDAAATGGPSNRAVVDSVLRRADEPGELLAYWTATYGRSVPKPVKRGIADAVRRLYSGTSLLKYDTPSKGFRFGDVLNLVHASPDPAKPWQGELFRYALDRRHHPETAEVPTGDATLRAHRELMELPVAERRAVVTAPDGAERLAAAGMTWEALAGWLQGPMDAAAWEAVIPSMGAMALLRNLRNFDQAGVSDAVAARVAAKVCDPEVVARSRQFPFRYLAAYQHAPSLRWAYPLERALGHSLANVPALPGRTLVLVDRSGSMWARLSDRSELNRADAAAVFGTALALRAEEADLVQFGTDSKQVPYARGESVLKVLERFEDLGGTNTTEAVRRYYKGHDRVLIVTDEQAAYHHGGDPTALVPDEVPVYTWNLAGYRTGHAPSGSANRHTFGGLSDAAFRMVSLIEGGRDADWPWAA; encoded by the coding sequence ATGGCTCGCTTCAACCTGCGCGCACCCAGGAAGGCATCCGCCGCCGCGGGGCCCGTCTCGCCCGTGCGCTCCACCGGCCGCCGCGCCGACAACCACCAGGGCGGCCGCGGTTTCGTCCGCGACGCGCGCTCCGAGCTGTTCCTGCTCGCCGTCGCCAACTTCGTCACGCAGCGGACCTTCTACGAGAGCGGCGAGGCCCGCGACGACCGGTTCGCGGCCCTCGTGCGCCGCCTCGCCGTCGAGGACCCCGCGTGGACCGCGGGTCTTCTGGGCTGGCTGCGCGGCGACGGGAACATGCGCACGGCCTCGCTGGTCGGAGCCGCCGAGTACGTGAAGGCGCGGCTCGACGCAGCAGCCACCGGCGGCCCGTCCAACCGCGCGGTCGTGGACTCCGTACTGCGGCGCGCGGACGAGCCCGGTGAGCTGCTGGCCTACTGGACGGCGACGTACGGGCGCAGCGTCCCCAAGCCCGTCAAGCGCGGTATCGCCGATGCCGTGCGCAGGCTCTACTCCGGTACCTCGCTGCTGAAGTACGACACCCCCTCCAAGGGCTTCCGCTTCGGCGACGTGCTGAACCTCGTGCACGCCTCCCCCGACCCCGCGAAGCCCTGGCAGGGCGAGCTGTTCCGGTACGCCCTCGACCGGCGGCACCACCCGGAGACGGCCGAGGTGCCCACCGGCGACGCCACCCTGCGCGCGCACCGGGAACTCATGGAGCTGCCGGTGGCGGAGCGGCGGGCCGTGGTGACCGCGCCCGACGGGGCCGAGCGGCTCGCCGCCGCGGGCATGACCTGGGAGGCCCTGGCCGGCTGGCTGCAGGGGCCGATGGACGCGGCCGCCTGGGAGGCGGTCATCCCGTCCATGGGCGCGATGGCCCTGCTGCGGAACCTGCGCAACTTCGACCAGGCCGGCGTCTCGGACGCGGTGGCCGCACGGGTCGCGGCGAAGGTGTGCGACCCGGAAGTCGTCGCCCGGTCCCGGCAGTTCCCCTTCCGCTACCTCGCCGCCTACCAGCACGCGCCCTCGCTGCGCTGGGCGTACCCGCTGGAGCGGGCGCTCGGCCACTCGCTGGCCAACGTACCGGCCCTGCCGGGCCGCACGCTGGTCCTCGTGGACCGCTCGGGGTCGATGTGGGCCCGGCTGTCGGACCGCTCGGAGCTGAACCGCGCGGACGCGGCGGCCGTCTTCGGCACCGCGCTCGCGCTGCGCGCCGAGGAGGCGGACCTGGTGCAGTTCGGTACGGACAGCAAGCAGGTTCCGTACGCGCGGGGCGAGTCCGTACTGAAGGTGCTGGAGCGGTTCGAGGACCTCGGCGGCACCAACACCACGGAGGCCGTGCGGCGGTACTACAAGGGGCACGACCGGGTCCTGATCGTCACCGACGAGCAGGCGGCGTACCACCACGGCGGCGACCCGACGGCCCTCGTCCCGGACGAGGTGCCGGTGTACACCTGGAACCTGGCCGGGTACCGGACGGGCCACGCACCCTCCGGCTCCGCCAACCGGCACACCTTCGGCGGGCTCAGCGACGCGGCCTTCCGGATGGTCTCCCTGATCGAGGGCGGCCGGGACGCCGACTGGCCGTGGGCGGCGTAG
- a CDS encoding polyamine ABC transporter substrate-binding protein, whose translation MEQFEPDRLSAAQLAAIRRSITGGRGALTRRSLLRASGVGALTLGGLASLSACGIPPAKRAGDTAVASEDHSEQEKEINFSNWTEYMDTSDDEKSHPTLEEFTKRTGIQVKYTEDINDNVEFFGKVRPQLAAGQDTGRDLIVVTDWLAARIIRLGWAQKLDPSHLPHAYANLIPQFRNPDWDPGRSYSYPWTGIDTVIAYNAKATEGKKVDSVTQLLDDPSLKGRVGFLTEMRDSVGMTLLDQGKDPANFTTADFDAAVGRLQKGVDTQQIRRFTGNDYTADLDKGDIAACLAWAGDVIQLQAGNPDIKYAIPAPGYITSSDNLLVPAHARHKANAEKLIDFYYEPPNAAQLAAFISYVCPVEGVKEDLAKIDPALADNPLIIPDKAMAAKAHAFRSLSSEEETAYEEKFAKLIGA comes from the coding sequence ATGGAGCAGTTCGAGCCCGACCGCCTCTCGGCGGCGCAACTCGCCGCGATACGGCGCAGCATCACCGGCGGGCGCGGCGCCCTCACCCGCCGCTCGCTGCTGCGCGCCTCCGGAGTCGGAGCGCTCACCCTCGGCGGCCTGGCCTCCCTGTCCGCCTGCGGCATCCCGCCGGCCAAGCGCGCGGGCGACACGGCCGTCGCCTCCGAGGACCACTCGGAGCAGGAGAAGGAGATCAACTTCTCCAACTGGACCGAGTACATGGACACCAGCGACGACGAGAAGTCCCACCCCACGCTGGAGGAGTTCACCAAGCGGACCGGGATCCAGGTCAAGTACACCGAGGACATCAACGACAACGTCGAGTTCTTCGGCAAGGTCCGCCCGCAGCTCGCGGCCGGCCAGGACACCGGCCGCGACCTGATCGTCGTCACCGACTGGCTCGCCGCCCGCATCATCCGGCTCGGCTGGGCGCAGAAGCTGGACCCCTCCCACCTCCCGCACGCCTACGCCAACCTGATCCCGCAGTTCCGCAACCCCGACTGGGACCCGGGCCGCTCCTACAGCTACCCCTGGACCGGCATCGACACCGTCATCGCCTACAACGCGAAGGCCACCGAAGGCAAGAAGGTCGACTCCGTCACGCAGCTGCTCGACGACCCCTCCCTCAAGGGCCGCGTCGGCTTCCTCACCGAGATGCGCGACAGCGTCGGCATGACCCTGCTCGACCAGGGCAAGGACCCCGCCAACTTCACCACCGCCGACTTCGACGCCGCCGTCGGACGGCTCCAGAAGGGCGTCGACACCCAGCAGATCCGCCGCTTCACCGGCAACGACTACACGGCGGACCTCGACAAGGGCGACATCGCCGCCTGCCTGGCCTGGGCCGGCGACGTCATCCAGCTCCAGGCCGGCAACCCGGACATCAAGTACGCGATCCCGGCGCCGGGTTACATCACCTCCAGCGACAACCTGCTGGTCCCCGCCCACGCCCGGCACAAGGCCAACGCCGAAAAGCTGATCGACTTCTACTACGAGCCGCCGAACGCCGCCCAGCTGGCCGCGTTCATCAGCTACGTGTGCCCCGTCGAAGGCGTCAAGGAAGACCTCGCGAAGATCGACCCCGCGCTCGCCGACAACCCCCTGATCATCCCGGACAAGGCGATGGCGGCCAAGGCCCACGCCTTCCGCTCCCTCAGCAGTGAGGAAGAGACCGCCTACGAAGAGAAGTTCGCCAAGCTCATCGGAGCCTGA
- a CDS encoding DUF4190 domain-containing protein has product MTDQSPEPKDPWAPPERPAVELGKPQATPGVSGPPSVHDQPTIAGMPGGDTPPERIPGPAPTPAPTPTPLPAPGAAAPAYGYPAQPDPGGYAYPGPPPAQPGYGHPGQQGYPGYPGYPGYPGYPGYPQKSNGFGITAMVLGIIGVVTCYLGVLFGIPALVFGILGRKKAQRGEADNGPMALAGIILGAIGIVIGLLMIGLVIAGVLLGGSGSGSGSVYDDDYDYGGGSSSHTHVRERV; this is encoded by the coding sequence ATGACCGATCAGAGCCCCGAGCCGAAGGACCCGTGGGCGCCGCCGGAGCGGCCGGCGGTCGAGCTCGGAAAGCCGCAGGCGACACCGGGGGTGTCGGGTCCGCCGTCCGTGCACGACCAGCCGACGATCGCGGGGATGCCGGGGGGCGACACCCCGCCGGAGCGGATACCCGGGCCGGCGCCGACACCGGCTCCGACGCCCACGCCCCTGCCCGCGCCGGGTGCGGCGGCGCCCGCGTACGGCTACCCGGCGCAGCCGGACCCGGGGGGCTACGCGTACCCCGGACCGCCGCCCGCGCAGCCGGGGTACGGCCATCCCGGCCAGCAGGGCTATCCCGGGTATCCCGGGTACCCCGGATACCCGGGCTACCCCGGCTACCCGCAGAAGAGCAACGGTTTCGGGATCACCGCGATGGTCCTCGGCATCATCGGTGTGGTCACCTGCTACCTGGGCGTGCTGTTCGGCATCCCGGCGCTCGTCTTCGGCATCCTGGGCCGCAAGAAGGCCCAGCGCGGCGAGGCCGACAACGGCCCGATGGCACTGGCCGGAATCATCCTGGGCGCGATCGGCATCGTGATCGGCCTCCTGATGATCGGGCTCGTCATCGCGGGCGTCCTGCTCGGTGGCAGCGGAAGCGGCTCCGGTTCGGTCTACGACGACGACTACGACTACGGCGGCGGTTCGTCCTCGCACACGCACGTGCGCGAGCGCGTCTGA
- a CDS encoding NADAR family protein: MEKIDKLIEQVNRGERVKYLPFWGHRPRPDGALGPSCLSQWWPSPFTVGDVRYDTAEHWMMAGKARLFEDAEAERIALGAKTPAEAKKAGRLVRGFDDAIWARERFALVVEGSVHKFASTPELRAYLLGTGDRVLVEASPMDRVWGIGLAADDERALDPARWRGLNLLGFALMEARERLRTRA; encoded by the coding sequence ATGGAGAAGATCGACAAGTTGATCGAGCAGGTCAACCGTGGTGAGCGGGTGAAGTACCTGCCGTTCTGGGGGCACCGGCCGCGCCCCGACGGGGCGCTCGGCCCGAGCTGTCTGAGCCAGTGGTGGCCCTCGCCCTTCACCGTGGGTGATGTCCGGTACGACACGGCCGAGCACTGGATGATGGCCGGCAAGGCCCGCCTGTTCGAGGACGCCGAGGCGGAGCGGATCGCCCTGGGGGCGAAGACCCCGGCGGAGGCCAAGAAGGCCGGTCGGCTGGTGCGCGGCTTCGACGACGCGATATGGGCGCGGGAGCGGTTCGCGCTGGTGGTCGAGGGCAGCGTGCACAAGTTCGCGTCCACCCCCGAGCTGCGCGCCTACCTGCTGGGCACCGGGGACCGGGTCCTGGTGGAGGCCAGCCCGATGGACCGCGTCTGGGGCATCGGACTGGCGGCGGACGACGAGCGGGCGCTGGACCCGGCCCGCTGGCGCGGGCTGAACCTGCTGGGCTTCGCGCTCATGGAGGCGCGCGAGCGGCTGCGTACGCGGGCCTAA
- a CDS encoding gamma-aminobutyraldehyde dehydrogenase encodes MGNRFQVKDRFADGAQYIDGQLRSGTSGQSHTIVNPATGEEVLTYELASTADVDEAVAAAKRAFPAWSAATPGERSDALHRLAAVLAEQAEDFAYAESLQCGKPIKLSTEFDVPGTIDNTAFFAGAARHLQGQAAAEYSGDHTSYVRREAIGVVGSIAPWNYPLQMAAWKILPAIAAGNTIVLKPAELTPLTSLMFAQAAKDAGLPDGVVNIVTGAGRDAGEHLVGHPDVVMTSFTGSTAVGKRVAEIATATVKRLHLELGGKAPFLVFDDADLEAAAHGAVAASLINTGQDCTAATRAYVQRPLHDAFVARVAELMGTVRLGDPFDPATDLGPLVSHAQRDRVAGFVERARGYATVVTGGEVPGGELAEGAYYRPTLVSGAAQDSEVVQSEIFGPVLVVLPFDTDDEGIELANDTPYGLAASAWSRDVYRAGRATREIKAGCVWVNDHIPIISEMPHGGYKASGFGKDMSAYSFEEYTQVKHVMYDNTAVAAKDWHRTIFGDRI; translated from the coding sequence ATGGGTAATCGCTTCCAGGTCAAGGACCGCTTCGCAGACGGCGCGCAGTACATCGACGGACAGCTGAGGTCCGGTACGTCCGGGCAGTCGCACACCATCGTCAACCCCGCCACGGGCGAGGAGGTGCTCACGTACGAGCTGGCCTCCACCGCCGACGTCGACGAGGCCGTCGCCGCCGCCAAGCGGGCCTTCCCCGCCTGGTCCGCGGCCACCCCCGGCGAGCGCTCCGACGCCCTGCACCGGCTGGCCGCCGTGCTGGCCGAGCAGGCGGAGGACTTCGCGTACGCGGAATCCCTCCAGTGCGGCAAGCCGATCAAGCTGTCCACCGAGTTCGACGTACCGGGGACCATCGACAACACCGCCTTCTTCGCGGGCGCCGCACGGCACCTCCAGGGGCAGGCGGCAGCTGAATACTCAGGAGACCACACCTCCTACGTACGCCGCGAGGCAATCGGGGTCGTCGGATCCATCGCGCCCTGGAACTATCCGCTCCAGATGGCCGCCTGGAAGATCCTTCCGGCGATCGCCGCGGGCAACACGATCGTGCTCAAGCCGGCCGAGCTGACCCCGCTGACCTCCCTGATGTTCGCGCAGGCGGCCAAGGACGCGGGCCTGCCCGACGGCGTGGTCAACATCGTCACCGGCGCCGGCCGCGACGCGGGCGAGCACCTGGTCGGCCACCCGGACGTGGTGATGACCTCCTTCACCGGCTCCACCGCCGTCGGCAAGCGCGTCGCCGAGATCGCCACCGCCACCGTCAAGCGGCTCCACCTGGAGCTCGGCGGCAAGGCGCCCTTCCTGGTCTTCGACGACGCCGACCTGGAGGCCGCCGCCCACGGCGCCGTCGCCGCCTCCCTGATCAACACCGGCCAGGACTGCACCGCCGCCACCCGCGCGTACGTCCAGCGCCCGCTGCACGACGCCTTCGTCGCCCGCGTGGCCGAACTGATGGGGACGGTCCGCCTCGGCGACCCCTTCGACCCGGCCACCGACCTGGGGCCGCTGGTCTCGCACGCCCAGCGCGACCGGGTCGCGGGCTTCGTCGAGCGCGCCCGCGGCTACGCCACCGTCGTCACCGGCGGCGAGGTCCCGGGCGGCGAGCTCGCCGAGGGCGCGTACTACCGGCCCACCCTCGTCTCCGGCGCCGCCCAGGACAGCGAGGTCGTCCAGTCCGAGATCTTCGGACCGGTCCTCGTCGTCCTGCCCTTCGACACCGACGACGAGGGCATCGAGCTGGCCAACGACACCCCGTACGGACTGGCCGCCTCCGCCTGGAGCCGCGACGTCTACCGGGCCGGCCGCGCCACCCGCGAGATCAAGGCGGGCTGCGTCTGGGTCAACGACCACATTCCGATCATCAGCGAGATGCCCCACGGCGGCTACAAGGCGAGTGGCTTCGGAAAGGACATGAGCGCCTACTCCTTCGAGGAGTACACGCAGGTCAAGCACGTGATGTACGACAACACCGCGGTGGCCGCGAAGGACTGGCACCGCACCATCTTCGGGGACCGCATCTAA